A DNA window from Dendrosporobacter quercicolus contains the following coding sequences:
- a CDS encoding HAD-IC family P-type ATPase, which translates to MSQATLRIIPGRLRITVAGMKRNKEFAVYLTNKLQRTAGITNVSANPLSGRALIFYTCGVISVAEIQQQIQGLRQVFIQAEAEKKRLAGTAGQTACTGLQTWPYPPAEPGFRLQLIHTAATGAILGGLVLKRLIAGRSSRANSEQIFNVAAVTTIIAGYPLLRRGIDTLIRDKRLSNDLLLSAASLVLLTMRESVTGLSVLWLVQLSNLFLYLMRMRSRQAITDLVDCKAGNDCLQAGNAPNASERAPCQPSPSGKAYFSRLAPWTLGIAAAVFLFTRDYRRSLAVLLAGCPTAIALSGSTAYGMAAAQAARQGVMLKEPGSLEAVGQIDTIVFENDKLFTTQQPEIADIVSLSDEFEPKQILALAAAVEQTVDHPLARMVWREAGRQGMAPAAADKREVLAQGVKGLVGESEVMVGNGQLMDSQGTAIDKAKARALRLNHLGCQVIYVAVNRRIAGLIGVREEVRPESRQAVEGIRAAGITDIRVLTDKRPDNANPGIRELGITASASGRRPDDARRIVTQLQQSGQRVGLVAAGRGSLPAMASADLGFALGSAGAAEVVQAADLVICGDDLRKVPAVVELSRKTSQVLRQNLIFSTGGSIAGIALAAAKLLSPWSAALLLNVSMLGVVLNSARLLKSGPAKRPEIGLNLQQFAQLTPAVKAVAVQNNVVMLPQFRPAGAGLAEQGGNWHCLPAAAVCARLDSSLPFGLSEQEARRRLTRHGLNCLAEAPRASFWRLFGDQFKDFMVRVLLGVTGLSFVLGEVQDALLTAAIVVANALLGAYQESRAEQSLDAMKQMAAPLAKVVRGGRVRCVKAESLVPGDLIVLEAGDRIPADARISTCNQFEVEEASLTGETLPAPKNCHQLELHHTVPGDRKNMVFMGTTVTRGRARAVVVATGMGTELGKIAQLLQGHKPEPTPLQRRLEELSKTIALACLTIAGIVFAIGVLRGQRALPMIRSAATIAVAAIPEGLSAIVVVALALGVRRMAKENILVRNMASIETLGGATVICSDKTGTLTKNEMTVRKIFTAGRRWRVSGEGYSVQGGFFLNGSNTEPAVDGALMQTLLAGALCNNAKLRENSRERLPGTDAGKGWFIDGDPTEGALLVAAAKAGLWEDQLALSYIRKQELPFESERRMMSVICSGHDKAETLYCKGAPDSIMELCTHYLAGGKVLPLTGDVRRELQAAVVQMANEALRVLAAAYRKLDSDEAEEPLERELIFCGLVGMIDPPRPEVPPAIARCKQAGVQVVMITGDHPNTARAIARELGLLEQNGRVLTGRELNQMSDRQLTEAVETVRVYARTAPQHKLRIIRALKQKGFIVAMTGDGANDAPAIKAANIGIAMGLTGADVTKEAACLTLADDNFATIVKAMQEGRSIYANIRKAIRYGLATNFGEVVLMFFATLLALPLPLLPIQLLWINLIGDGLPVIALVNDPPGQGIMQQPPRGAKESVFYGGLGPKIISRGLIIGGSALALYAWKLFTGASLRLARTFVLAQIVISQFIHIFDCRTEEQAGKVGMFSNWPLIGSVAVSIAMTVAVIYLPPLQRIFCTSGLSAADWLLVGAASAGTAALDAAAGRVMSKTAY; encoded by the coding sequence TTGTCACAGGCGACGTTGCGAATAATACCGGGGCGGTTGCGAATTACCGTAGCCGGGATGAAAAGAAATAAGGAGTTTGCCGTTTATTTAACGAATAAACTGCAACGAACAGCAGGTATAACCAATGTTTCAGCAAACCCCCTGAGCGGACGGGCGTTAATTTTTTATACTTGCGGCGTGATTTCAGTGGCGGAAATTCAACAGCAGATTCAGGGCCTTCGACAAGTGTTTATCCAGGCGGAGGCAGAAAAAAAACGCTTAGCCGGGACGGCGGGGCAAACGGCCTGTACCGGGCTGCAGACCTGGCCGTATCCGCCGGCTGAACCGGGCTTCAGGCTGCAGCTGATTCATACGGCGGCAACGGGCGCTATTTTGGGCGGGCTTGTCCTCAAGCGTCTGATCGCCGGCCGGTCGTCAAGAGCTAATTCCGAACAAATATTTAATGTTGCGGCAGTCACTACGATCATTGCAGGCTATCCGCTTTTACGCCGGGGCATTGACACTTTAATCCGGGATAAACGGTTAAGCAATGATTTGCTATTGTCTGCCGCCTCGCTGGTTTTGCTGACCATGCGGGAAAGTGTAACCGGTCTGTCCGTGCTCTGGCTGGTGCAACTGAGCAATTTGTTTCTCTATTTGATGCGGATGCGCTCCCGGCAGGCGATCACTGATCTGGTAGACTGTAAAGCAGGCAATGACTGCCTGCAGGCCGGCAATGCCCCGAACGCGTCAGAAAGGGCGCCTTGCCAGCCGTCTCCGTCCGGCAAGGCTTATTTCAGCAGGCTGGCCCCATGGACGCTGGGAATAGCTGCAGCGGTTTTTCTTTTCACTCGTGATTACCGGCGCAGCCTGGCAGTGCTATTGGCCGGCTGTCCGACTGCCATCGCTTTATCCGGCAGTACGGCTTACGGAATGGCGGCGGCGCAGGCGGCCCGTCAGGGAGTAATGCTCAAAGAGCCCGGCAGTCTGGAGGCGGTCGGCCAAATTGACACCATTGTCTTTGAAAACGATAAGCTTTTTACTACGCAGCAGCCGGAAATCGCGGATATCGTCAGTTTGTCTGATGAGTTTGAGCCAAAGCAGATCCTGGCATTGGCAGCTGCTGTGGAACAGACGGTGGATCATCCGCTGGCCCGGATGGTCTGGCGGGAGGCCGGCCGGCAGGGAATGGCGCCGGCGGCTGCCGACAAACGGGAAGTGCTGGCCCAGGGAGTGAAAGGTCTAGTCGGAGAAAGCGAGGTAATGGTTGGCAACGGACAATTGATGGACAGTCAGGGGACTGCCATTGATAAGGCTAAAGCCCGGGCGCTGCGTCTGAACCATCTGGGCTGTCAGGTAATCTACGTTGCCGTCAACCGGCGGATAGCCGGACTGATCGGCGTAAGGGAGGAAGTGCGGCCGGAAAGCCGGCAGGCTGTGGAAGGAATTCGGGCGGCGGGAATAACCGATATCAGGGTGCTGACAGACAAGCGGCCGGACAATGCTAACCCCGGTATCAGGGAATTGGGCATAACGGCAAGTGCGAGCGGCCGGCGGCCGGACGATGCCCGGCGGATCGTTACGCAGTTGCAGCAGTCCGGACAGCGGGTAGGGCTGGTTGCCGCCGGCCGCGGCAGCCTGCCGGCAATGGCGTCGGCCGACCTTGGCTTTGCCTTGGGCTCGGCTGGAGCGGCGGAAGTTGTCCAGGCTGCCGATCTGGTGATCTGTGGCGACGATTTGCGTAAAGTGCCGGCAGTGGTGGAGTTAAGCCGTAAAACATCGCAAGTTCTCCGGCAAAATTTAATTTTTTCGACCGGCGGCAGCATTGCAGGAATTGCTTTAGCCGCAGCCAAACTGCTTTCTCCCTGGTCGGCGGCGCTATTGCTGAATGTTAGCATGCTGGGCGTGGTATTGAACTCAGCCCGGCTGCTTAAGTCAGGACCAGCAAAACGGCCCGAAATCGGGCTGAATTTGCAACAGTTCGCTCAACTAACCCCGGCAGTCAAAGCTGTGGCCGTCCAGAACAATGTCGTTATGCTGCCGCAGTTTAGGCCGGCAGGAGCAGGGCTGGCCGAACAGGGCGGGAACTGGCACTGCTTACCGGCGGCGGCGGTTTGCGCCCGGCTGGATAGTTCTCTGCCTTTCGGTTTAAGTGAGCAGGAGGCCAGGCGGCGTTTAACGCGGCATGGGCTGAATTGCCTGGCTGAGGCGCCCCGCGCTTCATTCTGGCGTCTGTTTGGCGATCAGTTTAAGGATTTTATGGTCCGGGTGCTGTTAGGCGTAACCGGCTTATCGTTTGTGTTAGGCGAGGTGCAGGACGCCTTGCTGACGGCAGCCATTGTGGTTGCCAATGCTCTGCTGGGCGCGTATCAGGAAAGCCGGGCCGAGCAATCGCTGGATGCCATGAAGCAGATGGCTGCCCCGCTGGCCAAGGTTGTGCGGGGAGGACGGGTCCGGTGTGTCAAGGCTGAGTCTTTGGTGCCTGGCGATTTAATTGTATTGGAAGCCGGCGACCGCATTCCGGCGGACGCCCGTATCAGCACCTGCAATCAGTTTGAAGTTGAGGAGGCTTCCCTGACCGGAGAAACTTTGCCGGCCCCCAAAAATTGTCATCAGTTAGAGCTTCATCATACCGTGCCGGGCGATCGTAAAAATATGGTCTTTATGGGGACAACGGTAACCAGAGGGCGGGCCCGGGCGGTCGTAGTAGCTACCGGCATGGGGACGGAACTGGGGAAAATTGCGCAGCTGCTGCAGGGGCATAAGCCTGAACCGACTCCGCTGCAACGGCGTTTGGAGGAATTGAGCAAAACCATTGCCCTTGCCTGTCTGACAATTGCCGGAATTGTTTTCGCCATAGGGGTCCTGAGGGGACAACGCGCACTGCCGATGATCCGGTCGGCGGCGACTATTGCAGTTGCGGCCATTCCGGAAGGGCTATCGGCAATTGTCGTTGTCGCTTTGGCCCTGGGCGTGAGAAGGATGGCAAAAGAAAATATTCTGGTCCGTAATATGGCGTCAATTGAAACGTTGGGCGGTGCAACCGTTATCTGTTCTGATAAAACCGGAACGCTGACCAAAAATGAAATGACGGTAAGAAAAATTTTTACAGCCGGCCGCAGGTGGAGGGTAAGCGGTGAAGGGTATTCGGTCCAGGGCGGCTTTTTCCTTAATGGGAGCAACACGGAACCCGCGGTTGACGGAGCTTTGATGCAAACGCTGCTGGCCGGAGCCTTATGCAACAATGCCAAACTGAGGGAAAACTCCCGGGAGCGGCTGCCGGGAACTGACGCCGGTAAAGGCTGGTTTATTGACGGCGACCCGACGGAAGGCGCCTTATTGGTGGCCGCCGCGAAAGCCGGGCTATGGGAAGATCAGCTGGCTCTCTCTTATATCCGTAAGCAGGAATTGCCTTTTGAATCAGAGCGCCGGATGATGTCCGTGATTTGCAGCGGTCACGATAAAGCCGAAACCCTTTATTGTAAAGGAGCGCCGGACAGCATTATGGAGCTATGCACCCATTACCTGGCCGGCGGAAAAGTTCTGCCGCTGACCGGCGATGTGCGCCGGGAATTGCAGGCCGCCGTGGTACAGATGGCGAATGAAGCCTTGCGCGTTCTTGCCGCAGCCTATCGCAAGCTGGACAGCGACGAAGCGGAGGAGCCATTGGAAAGGGAGCTGATTTTCTGCGGCTTAGTGGGCATGATTGATCCGCCACGACCTGAGGTTCCACCGGCAATCGCCAGGTGCAAACAAGCAGGGGTGCAGGTTGTGATGATTACCGGCGACCACCCGAATACCGCCCGGGCGATAGCACGGGAACTGGGGTTATTGGAACAAAACGGGCGGGTGCTGACCGGCCGGGAGCTTAATCAAATGTCTGACAGGCAATTGACGGAGGCGGTCGAAACAGTCAGGGTCTATGCCCGGACGGCTCCGCAGCATAAATTGCGGATTATCAGGGCGCTCAAGCAAAAAGGCTTTATCGTTGCCATGACCGGGGACGGAGCCAACGATGCCCCGGCGATTAAGGCGGCCAATATTGGCATTGCGATGGGCCTGACGGGAGCCGATGTAACCAAGGAGGCGGCCTGCCTGACTTTAGCGGATGATAATTTTGCCACAATTGTAAAGGCGATGCAGGAAGGGCGGTCGATTTACGCTAATATCCGCAAGGCAATCCGCTATGGGCTGGCTACCAATTTCGGTGAAGTGGTGCTGATGTTTTTTGCGACCTTGCTGGCTTTGCCGCTGCCGCTTTTGCCCATTCAGCTGCTGTGGATTAATCTGATCGGGGACGGATTGCCGGTTATTGCGCTGGTCAATGATCCTCCGGGCCAAGGCATCATGCAGCAGCCGCCGCGCGGGGCCAAAGAAAGTGTATTTTACGGGGGACTGGGGCCTAAAATTATCAGCAGGGGGCTGATTATCGGGGGAAGCGCCTTGGCGCTGTACGCCTGGAAGCTGTTCACCGGCGCTAGCCTCAGGCTGGCGCGGACGTTCGTGCTCGCTCAGATTGTCATCAGCCAGTTTATCCATATATTTGACTGCCGCACAGAAGAGCAGGCGGGCAAAGTCGGTATGTTCAGCAACTGGCCTTTGATTGGGTCGGTCGCTGTATCGATAGCGATGACGGTGGCGGTTATTTATCTGCCGCCGCTGCAGAGAATTTTTTGCACTTCCGGTTTGAGCGCCGCCGACTGGCTGCTGGTAGGAGCGGCGTCAGCCGGAACAGCGGCGCTGGACGCCGCCGCAGGCCGGGTCATGAGCAAGACAGCTTACTGA
- a CDS encoding NAD(P)-binding domain-containing protein, with protein MNVGLVGLGRMGQVLARKLAGRGKLCVFDRGFGRARRLADELNISAADCLADIVEQDVVILALPEQEVLRCIQYFNQLKQSLVVINVATNVSQQALNETAELPVRGIGVKFIGHAGEMALGLEPVIVVEEKPAELAELAANLFRPVGTVMFGRSDMVSVINGAAAEAALTAAVQIEKTLRFQGVSNEDMIKSAIRQVAAGILKAYANNDLGPFAQKVVDSLNLKWNN; from the coding sequence ATGAACGTAGGCTTGGTTGGCTTAGGGCGTATGGGACAGGTTTTAGCCAGAAAGCTCGCCGGAAGGGGCAAGCTATGCGTGTTTGACCGGGGTTTTGGCCGGGCGCGGCGTCTGGCGGACGAATTGAATATTTCCGCCGCTGACTGTCTGGCTGATATTGTGGAACAGGATGTGGTTATACTGGCCTTGCCAGAGCAGGAAGTATTGCGCTGCATTCAATATTTCAACCAGCTTAAACAGTCCTTAGTGGTGATTAATGTTGCGACAAATGTTTCACAGCAGGCGCTGAATGAGACGGCCGAACTGCCGGTTAGAGGCATTGGGGTAAAGTTTATCGGCCATGCCGGCGAAATGGCTTTGGGGCTCGAACCGGTCATTGTTGTTGAGGAAAAGCCGGCGGAATTGGCGGAATTGGCGGCGAATTTATTCCGTCCGGTAGGAACGGTAATGTTTGGCCGGTCTGATATGGTAAGTGTCATAAATGGCGCGGCAGCAGAAGCGGCCTTAACGGCGGCGGTGCAGATTGAAAAAACGCTCCGCTTTCAGGGCGTAAGCAATGAAGATATGATAAAAAGCGCCATCAGGCAAGTCGCCGCCGGCATTCTTAAAGCCTATGCGAATAATGATTTAGGACCGTTTGCGCAAAAGGTTGTTGACTCCTTAAACCTTAAGTGGAATAACTAA